One genomic segment of Falco peregrinus isolate bFalPer1 chromosome 7, bFalPer1.pri, whole genome shotgun sequence includes these proteins:
- the PRR18 gene encoding proline-rich protein 18, producing MDVILEITMLLLTTAGTGEIPFRWSVLQDWVVVCSGAGFAHQPPVLELGRCQPAPGAGAPRSLPFLRGRRRGTAGAGGTPHPRPAPGKGVAGAGEGRDGGRLTEREKQRPSAQTEPTPRAAAAGRGPLVRRSPWGCSPGAPRGPARPRGDAPPCPERAPPPPGPAARSRRERPAAPPPCRPSCRPPAARAQPRKAAAAPKKAAARPAEEKAARKARGAPPERAGPLSSSWPCSSLQRRPPAERGSRPPPAPPQPRGRPGAPGAASRSCESLGGAAGEPALRFSLSLPPEAIRVLQRRNLERQRGQPAPSPGGRAAPAPARRGARAGGGDLRALLKISLLNDRHRYDDEEYEEEEAAAAGAAVDEGLVRKCTEWLRGVESAAGRDRPDRLETLPHLGTL from the exons ATGGATGTCATCCTGGAAATTACTATGCTGCTGCTGACCACAGCTGGCACTGGAGAGATCCCATTCCGCTGGTCGGTGCTTCAGGACTGGGTGGTTGTTTGCTCTGGAGCTGGTTTTGCACATCAACCACCAGTTCTG GAACTGGGGAGGTGTCAGCCtgcccccggggccggggccccCCGTTCCCTACCCTTCCTTCGCGGGAGGCGCCGCGGGACGGCCGGCGCCGGGGGGACACCTCatccccgccccgcgccggggAAGGGTGTTGCCGGGGCGGGCGAAGGGCGGGACGGGGGCCGGCTTACCGAGAGGGAAAAGCAGCGGCCGTCGGCGCAGACGGAGCCCAcgccccgcgctgccgccgccggccgggggCCGCTCGTCCGCCGCTCGccatggggctgcagccccggcGCGCCGCGGGGCCCTGCCCGCCCGCGGGGAGATGCGCCGCCCTGCCCGgagcgcgccccgccgccccctggGCCCGCGGCGAGGAGCCGGAGGGAGCGCCCGGCCGCACCGCCTCCCTGCCGCCCCTCCTgccggccccccgccgcccgggcgCAGCCCAGGAAAGCGGCGGCGGCCCCCAAGAAGGCAGCGGCTCGGCCCGCGGAGGAGAAGGCGGCGCGGAAGGCGCGGGGGGCGCCCCCGGAGCGGGCGgggcccctctccagctcctggccctgctcctcGCTGCAGCGCCGGCCGCCGGCCGAGCGGGGGtcgcggccgccgcccgccccgccgcagccgcggggccgcccgggggcgccgggggccgCCAGCCGCTCCTGCGAGAGCctcggcggggcggcgggggagccgGCGCTGCGCTTCTCGCTGAGCCTGCCCCCGGAGGCCATCCGGGTGCTGCAGCGCCGCAACCTGGAGCGGCAGCGGGGGCagcccgccccctcccccggcggcagagcggccccggccccggcgcggcgcggcgcccgggcgggcggcggcgacCTGCGCGCTCTGCTGAAGATTTCGCTGCTCAACGACCGGCACCGCTACGACGACGAGGAGtacgaggaggaggaggcggcggcggcgggggccgcggtGGACGAGGGGCTGGTACGGAAATGCACCGAGTGGCTGCGCGGCGTGGAGAGCGCGGCCGGGCGCGACCGCCCCGACAGGCTGGAGACGCTGCCGCACCTGGGCACCCTCTGA